GCACAAGCGGACGACGAACAGAGTTAGGACCAGTACGCTGCAAGCAACCATGCATGCGCGGACCAGGACAGGGGAcctgcatgcatgcatcaaATGCAAGGCATTGTGCCTTGCTCTCTGCTGGTGATTGGCGTGGCCAGCAGCATCCATTCATTTCCAAGCTCAAGGTTAACAGCATCAGTGATTCAGATTCCACACCACGTTACTCTTGCAAGAAAATGTGCTAGCATTGCACTCGGTATGTATGCATTATCCCACCAGTACAAACAGTGGCGGATCCAGATGAGTTTTTCCGGAGCCTAGGCGAGCATAGCAATCGACCACATGAACATACCAACCACTGGTATACGCAAGCTTAAAGGCACGAGCACAAGTATTTTCTGAATCTTAATGTTCTCGGAACCGTCAATGAATGATGCTTCATCAAGTGACTTGAATAGTTCCCGCTCAATGTAGCGAATCATAGATAAGTCAATAGGGCACTGATGAAATGATGATCCAATGATCCATCAACCAAGTATAATTACTTAGTAAATATCAAGAGAAAAAATAATTTATCAATTACCATCTCGGTAATCCCAAGAGCAAAGCACACACGGTAGCCTCCTGGCATGGTAGCAACTAGAGTCATCAATTGCTGACCAAAAGAACATGTTATGATCTGATCAATAAGGTTGATTATGCACAAGGAGAATTGAATTGTCAACCAAATGAacagcacacacacacacgttaGTTCAACAAAATTTCTATACAAATCTTTAAAAGGGATATATACAACGCAAGCAATAAATCCCTTTAGTTAGTTCAACAAAAATATGGGGATCATGCGTACTTTCATGCGTGTTGCGTCGTCGTGTGTCAATTTCTGCTGCCTCAAACAAGACCAAATGCCACTCGTCGGACCTTATGGTTTTAATCGACGGTGACAATTCTGAGAACCGTTGTTTATGCATACCCGTGTCGTGCAAGCATATAGCTATAGGCATCACGCCGTTGACCTTCTTCCGTCTAATCCGAATTCGAATACAATTTCAAATCTTATTGAATACCAATACAAAACGAATAGCTCGAATTCAGATCTGGAGTCGGATCGGATACCTTCTCAATTTGGAAGATAGCTCCATGACGAGTATCAATTTGTTTTACCAGTGATTTTATAGCATTATTATACAAGTACTGAGTAAAGGATTAGTACATAGCGCATTATATAAATGTAACTAATAAAAGAATAACATAATTATCATCGTATAATTTTTATAATTAAATATCGAAATTTGTCTTTAAATAAATAAATTGAAATGACTAAACTTAATCTTTTATATCATTAGTAATATTAGAATTAACATTAATAGTCATTTGTCATATGGATAGTTTCATTAGTTTAAATGGTGCACATCATTAATTAGTTAGTCGTAGAGATAAGCTTCACATACTTTGACCGGATATCTTTTCTTTGCTGATACGAGTATATATGATCGGATATTTCATATATTTCGAATATGAGTATGGAATCAGATAGAGAAAAAAACTAAAAATCGGATTCAGATACACCCATGTAGCATCCATATTAAAATCGGATACGAATACGAATATCCATATTGACATTTTTAGCGTTTATGAATACGGATAATCCGGATTTTCAGACACCTATATCCATCACGCAAGTAGGAGGAGCGCAGTGGAGCTCGTAGCTTTGATCATTTTTTTCCCCCACGCATTGGGCTAGACTAAAAGTCTGACTGAGATAGACACTGTAGGAGGTCGATAAAGATGTGCATTGCCAATGTTTAGCTAGTGCCTAGCGTGCACTCAAGCAGGCGGCGGCAGCCGGAGCAGCAGCACGCAGTGGTGGCAAGGAAAGGCCCGCGCCCACTCCATAACAAGGGACGTCGGAATGATTAGCTAAGAGCTATAGCTAGACGGCCGTCGCCGAGTATAATTACTGGTCCCTAATAGTGGCGCCACCATTCAATTCGTAGTCCACCACTGATAGGAACAGGATGATCTATCTATCCATGATGATTAAAGCAGCTGCTGTATATGCATCAAGACACCCCACTCCACTCCAGCCCACAGACGACGATGCCTTTGATCCCTCGAGGACGACGGAGCTGCACGGGCAGGTAGCGTGGACCGGACCAACGAGCAGCAGGTCGTCCATGGCAGGCGCGCGAGCGCGTCAGCCGGAAGCGCGTCATCATCACCTGATCGATCGATCGCCCGCCCTCCTAGACCTTCGTCTCGGCGGGCGCCACTGCGCAGAGCAGCTTGGTCCCACCAAAAGAGGCGCCTTTGGTTCCTCCGGAAGCGGGCGGGGAGACAACGCAAGCAGCGACCCTGCTGCGTGCCCAGGACAACagactagctagctagctgggtGAAAAGAGGAAAGCAGAGGAAGCGTAAAGCGAGCAGGAACACAAGGTAAAAGAAAGCGCACATCTGCGTGCACGAATAAAGAagggaagaaagagagggaacgGCCCGCCTGACGGCACTGCAGCCAAACCAAATGTGCCGTGCACGCGGAGGCTGGCTACTAGTGCGATCGGTGTCCTCGCCTGCATCGATTGTTTGCCCGTCAGTGTGGGTGTGGCAGCCAGAGATGTATCCAAAGAGCCGCAGGGGAGCATGATGGCATGAACGGAAAGCGAAAAGCCAGAGATGCATCGATCTGTATCTAAAGACATGTAATTAGTTACATATTTAACTTCTCTATTTGATATCCAGATATTCGATGTGATTCGGATTAAAATTTAGTTTCGGGATCCAAACATCCTCCGCGGGGACACCGTCGGGACAGTTCATCGCACCTTGGAGATACAGATCGACGTACGGTTCATTCTCTCGGCCGGTCGGTCTCCCTAAAGTATCGGTTGATTCCGGAGCAAGCTGAGTACTCATGAATAAAGTCGTAGCAGCACCGATGCATGGTGATACCTTTCTGCTACTAGTTGTAGTCCCAAGAATAAAGAGATTATGAAGAGACCGTACGAACGCACTGCGCGAGGAACATACAATACGTCTCAAGTGCTTAACGCTTCCAAGGAACCATCAGCACCTTCGCCTTTCCAACGACCTGAAACGGAAAGGAGACGGAGGAGAGGCTGACGAGCGCCGACGAGCCTCCGAAGGCCCTCAAACCAAagcgagaaagaaagaaagccaTACGCGACGCGGCTTCTCTCCCATCTTTGatctttccttttccttcctGCCCGCACCACACGGCGCACGCGGCAGCGCCGGCAGCGGCTGCCGCAGGATCTCGCCGGTGGGCGCCAGAGCCCGTGGACTCACTGAACCCTGCaccatgcagcagcagcagtcctCATTAGTGCGTGGCTGCGCGCACCGACGGTCTCACGCCAGCCACAGGCTCCAGATAAAACGTGGCTGGTGCAGCAGGTTTGCAGGAGGAAAAGAGGGGAGGGAGGCTGCAGAACGCCCACGCACAATGGTGGCGAGGGCAGCAGCAGCATCTGCAGCTGCAGGTCTGCAGTTACAATCGGGTCGCACTGCCTGTTTGCGTCACTGCAAGGAATAACCACCGCCAAAGCTGGTGGTGGCCGCCGGCCGCACCGCACCCGAGCACAGTTACTCGATGCGGCGGTTGAAACTCAAAGCTGCTGGGAAAAAAAGGCCTTTTGCTGACAGAGTGAGTGGCAAGCAGCACACACCACCCGGGCAGGGTATCTTTTGTTCACCAGATCCTGCTCTTCTTGCGTGCGTGTATCTTTATCTGAATCCGTGCTGTGATGGCGCTGAACATCTCCATAACGCTTTGGTGATTCATGAGGAAGATCAGACGGAAAACAGAGCACCAACTCGTCACAAAGAAGCACAGCAGAAACAAAGACCAACGAGACAGAGGCACTGCATCCGGACGGAATGGGGCAACTGTAACAGTAATAGTAGCCAGTTAAAATGATGATGATCTCTTTTACATCAGAACTCGAGTCTAGATGTTCATTTCAACCTTTCAATATACACCAAAAGAACTGAACGAACGGGGTTAAGCTAATCGGCCTAATCTACAGGCTGCCTGAATTACTCGGCTGGAGGTTGTTAGCTGGTAGCGAGATCGCCGGAGCCGGCTCGCTCGCGCGCCGTggacaacggcggcggcgggatcaCGCGGTCAGTTGGCGGCGACGTGGATGGCCGCGTTCTTGGGCGCCAGGCAGACGGGGCACGCGTCCGCCCGCGGCTCGCACGCCTTGCACAGGCACAGGTGCCGGCACGGCAGCAGAAGCACCGACGCCTCGGCACCGCCGCACCCCCTGCACGCCCACCTGCTCGCCGCCGCAGGGGACGACGTgtccgcgcccgcgccggcgtCCTCAGCCTCGACGAAGCAGCAGGACTCCGCGTCGTCCgcccccgcggcggcgaggccggggccgCAGTCGCCGAAGCCCTCCTCCTCGGCGGgacgcgcgggggcggcgccgcggaggAGCAGGGTGTCGAGCGCGGCGCGGAGCCCCGCGGCGACGGCCTCGTTGCTGCGCGCCAGGCCGCACCATGCCTGGCTCTCGGCGGCCGCCTGCCGGAGCCGCTCCTCGAGctccgcggcgcggcggcgcgcggcctcCAGCTCGGCCTCCTTCGCCCGcagcgcgcgcgccgcgcccgccgcagCGGCGCGCACCAGCGCCTGGCACTGGCGCTTCCGCGCCTGCTCCAGCCCGGCGCGCAGCCGCTCGCACTCGGCGCGCACCAGCGCGTCCACCTCCGCACCCTGCTGGcccagctccgccgccagcgCGTCCGCCACCGAcgcggcggccggccgcccgcTCGTCGACGCCGTCGCGGAATCCGCCACCCGGCTcgcgatcgccgccgccggcaaggGCGAGTGCTGCTTGACGAACGCCCTCTGCATCCCCGGGATCGGCAGCAGTGCCGCCGACGAGGACGCCACGTACTGATCGAACGCATCCTCCCTGCCGCGCTTCCGCGAcggcagcgccgccccgccgccgccgccgttgcacGTCAGCTCGCTCTGCGCGCCGCTGACCACGCCGGCCGCGCAGGTGTACTGGCACGCCTTGTTGCCCGCGGCGGCTGCCAGGAGCGCGCGCACCTGCTCGTCGGCCAAgcaatccgccgccgccgccgcgtagGGCGGCAAGCAGCCGGCGAGGCCGCCGAACTGAGCTTGCACGGCCATGCCGCCGAGTCTTCTTCCTAGAGGGGACGGAGAGCAGCGGAGAGGCGGCGAGATCAAGGCTCAAGATCACACGGCCGGAGCAGCTAAGGTGAGGAGGATGGGGAGGGGTCTCGAAGCTATATAAACCGGCGGGTCGAAGGTGGCGACGCGCGGTCACCAGCTACCGCGATAATGGCGCGCCTGCCGCAACGGCCGCGACAAGCACGGCCGCGTGTGGGGCCCACCCACGCCTCTGCGGCTCGGAATGCGTACGCTATCCCCGCTGCTGCTACAGCCTACAGGTGGGGATGGATACGCATCCGCCAAATATTTTGTGATCTACAAATAAATAATTAAGCCGAGATGCTGTGGCATTATTTGCCTCAAATTCTAATCAAATGGAGCTCGCTACGGGTTGAATTTGACCATGCCGCAATGTCTATGAAAGGCATCTTTTATGTTTGAAAACATGTAGCTGAATTGCAGGTGTCTGGTGGCAGCCAGCAGCTCTGACCAGGAGGAGATTATCCAACTCTTCCCGTAGCTTGTCTACACTGCTCATGCGATCAACAAATAAAAGAGTAGCCCGGTACTCAACAACTTGGTCAGATGCATCCACAATCAACAGATAATATATTCTGCTCATGGAATCAAGAAGACAACAGGATAGGTACACAGATGGTCATGGGAGGCTCTTCTGAACAGATGGATTTATTTAAGTATAATAGCATTTTATTACTTAAATATTAGTATAATAAGTGCATTGTGATCTCCTCCACTGCAAGGATCTACCAGCCTAGCTGGGTGGCACGAGTTGGACCGGATCTTGGCAAGGCATGTGCATGTGATGCTTGGTGGCTAGCCTAACCAAACCCAAAACACTTTGTGTCAGAGGAAACTCCAAATCTTATCTAGCTAAACAAATCCAGCTAGCGGCGATGCTTGATGTTTCCTTAAAATGGATGTAGATATATGTGGAGCAATGCAATGGCCATTGGGAGGGCTATCCAGTGTTTTAGACCGTGGTTTGGAAATAATCTACTGGTAGGAGTACCAAAGTAATGCATTCATGGTTCTACGGTTTTGATTGGCGATGAAAACTTCAGGACATAACTATcaatttatttttgaatttaGTGCAGTCATCAGGACACCACATATTCCAATGTGGATGTTACTGCATTAAGGTTATTCCTAGTAACATTACAATTAATTCCTGATttttttctgtttttttttAACTTGATTGCTGTCATCTACCCACTTGTATTGATCTTTAAAGAGTAAATTTAACAAAGCTATAAGTACATTTAACATGTCAAGCACCACATAAAACTAGAAATTGATAAATAACATAGCAAACCTACAGATCTATTAGCATACAATGTACTAAAAAAATTACATATTTATGTTTCAAAAATCTATTAACTTTAGTTCAGTGAAGCATGGAGCCTTTTGCTATCTTTGACCCGAATTATAATATAGTTTTGCCATACAATTTCTTAAATATGTAGTTTTATGATGTTAAATCTATAGGTTCATATTATAGAACTTCTTAAATTATTTGGTTTACGATAAATTTGACCAATGTATCTGTAGTCTTGAAAAATTGCGCATTTTCATATTCTAAAAATGCATCTGTTGTTATATAACTTACAGCCTCATTTATAAATTTATTAGTTCATTATGAATTAATATCaccctttcgcaaaagaaaaGAATATTAATTATCACCAAAGGAGAATCCCTTGTATCAAATCTTAAAACTTTCATCATGGTGGACACCATCTTGCATGTCATTATTGGAACCAGCACAAATGGGAAAAAGATGTTCGGAATCCATAAACTCCTCATTAGGAACATCATTGAGAGACTATTTTGGCTTTTCCACGCAGAAAGCAGACCCACCAAATCTCCACAACCTCATACTAGTAGACAATTCGAGACGGAATCAAaccttaattaattagatcgaAAAATTCCAACCTTTCTCTATTGGCAAGATGTCACTGGGGCAAATTTTGTACTGCCTGTCTGCCTCAAATGCATTGGACCTCTCCAGCCCAGCACCGAACTTTTTCTTTGTCTTGCTGTTGAAGTACCTTTATACTCCACCAATCTATGCAATCACTTTGAGAACTCACCATCTAATTTGACCTGAAAGCTCCTCCACGCTGATTCGTGTACGAACCAGCAACGGCCCTATTTTTTAGGAAATTTCCTAACACTCCGCTGCCCTATCATCGCTGTCGTGTATCCGGACCTGAACGCACGTTATGAAAAATATTCATGATTGGGAGTATCAACCAAGGTGACCTAGATATGTGCGTGCATGTGCATGTATACCTGCACAAAGTCCCAGACTTTTTCCTTAATAATTCCACGAGATATTATACTCTGAAAGGTTGGATTAGTTGCTGGCACTCTGAAAGCTGCTCATGACACTTTATTTATTGGGCATGCACATCTGCATATTTGTATAAATACAGGTAAGCCGGCTTAAGCAGATCGAGACCGCACCACGCGTGTGGGCTGAATAATTGAGAAGAAAACAGCGATGCCGGTGGCAGCTTGCTTTGAAGCTTCAACGTGCCTGTTTGGTTTCGCTTTTAATCGGATTATCGGTGGGGAGAAGCAAGAATTCCACCCAAACGGTCCGATTAAAATCGAATCGAATCGGCCATTCGATTCTCCCCACCGCCCCATTGCATGTAACTCTCGCTTCTCCCCATCGTGAGGTCCGACGGCGATTCTACCGATTTTTCCCACCCCTGCCCTCACTCCCGACCCCTTCCCCTCTCTTCTCCAGGCGCTCGCCTCCCCCATGCTCCCGACCCCCGCTTCTCCTCCCGGCCagcctcctgccgccgccgcccctcccatctccctgccgccgccgccgccccgcccatccccggccgccctgccgccgccccgcccgcccctctccctgccgCGGCGGGCCGCctctccctgccgccgccgccgccccgcccatcctcggccgccgccgcccctcccatcCCCGGCCGCCCTGCCGCCCTCTGCCACCGCCccgcccgcccctctccctaCCACGGCGGGCCgcctctcctgccgccgccccctaccgccgccccgcccgcccctctccctgccgcggcgggccgccgccgccgccccgcgcatccccggccgccctgccgccgccccgcccgcccctctccctgccgCGGCGGGCCgcctctcctgccgccgccccgcccgcccctctccctgccgcggcgggccgccgccccctgccgccgcccTGCCCGCCCTGGgccccctccccgccgcccctctccctgcggCGCCTCCATCTCGTGCTCCGGCGGCTCTGCCCTCCCCCCGCCTCTGCAGCAGCTCCCTCTGCACCCGCCTCCCCTCTCCTGTCCCTGCTGTGCGCCGTCGCCCCCCTGCATCGAGCCTTGAGACAGCAATTTGATCAAAATTGACTATTATTTATTAGTTTATTTAATTATTATTGTGTGTTTTATGACTATAATTATACTGTAACAAAATTCTGGTACTAATAATATACTTAGAATTGAAAATGGTACAAAAATTCGATCAAAATGAGCTATTACAGGACTCAGAACTCAGGGGCATATAGGTCATTTTACAGTCAGAACAGATAATCCAGTACAAATAATCAGGATTGCCAAACACCCTAGATTATTCCGACAGCAGATTATCCAGACAGCGGATTATCAGAAAATCTTGATTCTCAGATAAGCGATTCTCAGGTAAGCGAAACCAAACAGGGCCAACGGCACCCATTTGAACAAGATTTGGAAGTATTGGCGATTTGAGAAGAAAACGGATCGGAGTAGGGATGATCATGAGACGCCAGCACCACACACGCACAATGTCAGCATTCTGGAGAGAGGCATACAGGGTGAAAGCGAAAGTGTGGAGAATTGGAGAGCTAGGCTAGCTCATCGCCGGCCTCTCCTATTCTAAGACAACATGTGTGTGGAAGATCAGGTAAAAACACAAGATAGCATTCGTCAACGAGGGCTAGCTGCTTGTAGCGCACAGGCAGTTTCTGAAAACTTGCTTGGTAAATTCGACAGTACTTAATACTTAAAAGCAAACCAGCAGCAGGCTAGCCCGGTGGCGTTGATTGGCTAGCTACTAGGTGCAGATCAGAAACTGTGGCAGGCACGCATGACCCGCTGCAGGTAGCACACGTACATGCATGACCCATGAGGAAGATGGCTGGCCCTGTTCTTCGATGGTGTGCGCACGAAACCCCGTGACCTCCCCTCCGTATCTGCTGGCTAGCTGCCGCGCGTTCGTTCCACCTACCGCGTGATCCGGCCATCACGGCGCGCAGCGGCCGGTCTGCCTCCTCCTCGCTCCCTGATCCGATCTCTCG
Above is a genomic segment from Panicum hallii strain FIL2 chromosome 8, PHallii_v3.1, whole genome shotgun sequence containing:
- the LOC112902984 gene encoding probable BOI-related E3 ubiquitin-protein ligase 3, producing MAVQAQFGGLAGCLPPYAAAAADCLADEQVRALLAAAAGNKACQYTCAAGVVSGAQSELTCNGGGGGAALPSRKRGREDAFDQYVASSSAALLPIPGMQRAFVKQHSPLPAAAIASRVADSATASTSGRPAAASVADALAAELGQQGAEVDALVRAECERLRAGLEQARKRQCQALVRAAAAGAARALRAKEAELEAARRRAAELEERLRQAAAESQAWCGLARSNEAVAAGLRAALDTLLLRGAAPARPAEEEGFGDCGPGLAAAGADDAESCCFVEAEDAGAGADTSSPAAASRWACRGCGGAEASVLLLPCRHLCLCKACEPRADACPVCLAPKNAAIHVAAN